In one Deinococcus sp. QL22 genomic region, the following are encoded:
- a CDS encoding bifunctional diguanylate cyclase/phosphodiesterase produces the protein MSVPATLPDWALLLSSLPQAALAPWLVLCAQVGQAQAAGLRLSAGEVVWESATPNRPSTAAQRRYNFAFGELSGELSLWEPSNAPEPAEPLRPEAVAAVASLVGHLLHVSSALLDFSDPLPPPAAALDQFRDGVAVLDAGAVSGGGATDEPGPRVLYVNPELLHQTGFTAGELLGQPWWSLLGPETTPQTLGRLRGAVEQGRSVRIEVPQQHQDGRTVWAELSLTPVRAERGDLTHWLAHWRAARPNLVPDARTSDSPDAEWAQVWELAAKNAPLVEVLARLVSSVERQFGGRRAVIVLSEEPPTVLTAQGEASKSGGQLFGLQANETQWIQPISSSTGQQLGTLLVQAQGGPDADTRAKLEAAAGLAALVIERSASQAVLERLALHDALTGLPNRVLFGRELERAVAEGQEGDGVGRSLIGVALMDLDRFKTINDTLGHSVGDALLQQVALRLRGALEPGDLLARMGGDEFLLLMGRSATPQQVQQVAGRLLHTFSQPFVLAGREIFMQPSLGFSVLPRRSADTERLIQQADTAMYQAKRQGGGYALYRLGTGESLTAMTLESGLHRALERQEFRLDYQPQLDTRTGELVGAEALLRWQHPELGLILPGEFIPLAEVTGLIVPIGAWVLRQGCLQAAAWVAQMPHLRMAVNLSARQFQQPDLIDTVTRALTAAGLDAQHLELELTESMLVQAQDAKITLERLKDLGVRVVVDDFGTGYSNLAYLKQYPIDALKINATFTDKVGGDLSTAIRDEVLVKAVMNLAHALDLAVTVEGVERPEQLDFLRRHNCDYVQGYLLGPPQEAGRLMEMFPELAGPGVPEELV, from the coding sequence TTGTCTGTTCCTGCCACATTGCCTGATTGGGCTTTGCTGCTGTCTTCCCTGCCCCAAGCTGCACTTGCACCTTGGCTGGTACTGTGCGCCCAAGTGGGGCAAGCACAGGCGGCGGGCCTGAGGCTGAGTGCCGGAGAGGTGGTGTGGGAATCGGCCACGCCCAACCGGCCCAGCACGGCAGCCCAGCGGCGTTACAACTTTGCCTTTGGGGAACTTTCCGGAGAGCTGAGCCTGTGGGAGCCGAGTAATGCCCCCGAACCTGCCGAACCACTTCGGCCAGAAGCGGTGGCGGCAGTGGCCAGCCTGGTCGGTCACCTGCTCCATGTCAGTTCCGCCCTGTTGGACTTTTCAGACCCACTCCCGCCCCCCGCAGCTGCACTCGACCAGTTTCGGGATGGTGTGGCGGTGCTGGACGCGGGTGCAGTGTCGGGCGGTGGGGCCACAGACGAGCCGGGGCCCCGCGTCCTCTATGTCAACCCAGAATTGCTGCATCAGACAGGCTTTACGGCAGGGGAACTGCTGGGGCAACCCTGGTGGAGTCTGCTGGGGCCAGAGACCACGCCGCAGACCCTTGGGCGACTGCGCGGAGCCGTGGAGCAGGGGCGCAGCGTCCGGATAGAAGTGCCTCAGCAGCACCAGGATGGCCGCACGGTTTGGGCCGAATTGTCTTTGACTCCAGTCAGAGCTGAGCGTGGAGACCTGACCCATTGGCTGGCCCACTGGAGGGCGGCGCGGCCCAACCTCGTCCCCGACGCCCGTACATCAGATTCTCCCGATGCCGAGTGGGCACAGGTGTGGGAACTGGCCGCCAAAAATGCCCCGCTGGTCGAAGTGCTAGCCCGCCTAGTGAGCAGTGTAGAACGGCAGTTTGGGGGGCGGCGTGCGGTGATCGTGCTGTCAGAGGAACCGCCCACCGTCCTCACGGCGCAGGGGGAGGCGAGCAAGAGCGGCGGGCAACTGTTTGGACTACAGGCCAACGAAACGCAGTGGATTCAGCCCATCAGCAGCAGCACGGGCCAGCAGTTGGGCACGCTCCTGGTTCAGGCTCAGGGCGGCCCCGATGCAGACACGCGCGCCAAGTTGGAGGCGGCGGCGGGCTTGGCGGCCCTCGTGATAGAGCGTTCGGCTTCTCAGGCGGTGCTGGAGCGGCTGGCCCTGCACGACGCACTGACGGGCCTGCCCAACCGGGTGCTATTCGGGCGCGAGCTGGAGCGGGCGGTGGCAGAGGGGCAGGAGGGTGATGGGGTGGGAAGATCCCTGATCGGCGTGGCCCTGATGGATCTTGACCGCTTCAAGACCATCAACGATACCCTCGGCCACAGCGTCGGGGACGCCCTTCTGCAGCAAGTCGCGCTGCGGCTGCGGGGGGCACTGGAACCGGGCGACCTGCTGGCCCGCATGGGCGGCGACGAGTTTTTGCTGCTGATGGGCCGCTCGGCCACACCGCAGCAGGTGCAGCAGGTGGCCGGGCGCTTGCTGCACACCTTCAGTCAGCCGTTCGTGCTGGCCGGGCGCGAGATTTTTATGCAACCGAGCCTTGGTTTCAGCGTGTTGCCGCGCCGCAGCGCCGACACCGAACGGCTGATTCAGCAGGCCGACACCGCCATGTATCAGGCCAAGCGGCAGGGAGGCGGCTACGCGCTGTACCGCCTGGGCACAGGCGAATCGCTGACCGCCATGACGCTGGAAAGTGGTCTGCACCGCGCCTTGGAGCGCCAGGAATTCAGGTTGGACTATCAGCCGCAACTGGACACCCGCACCGGGGAACTTGTCGGAGCCGAAGCCTTACTGCGCTGGCAACATCCCGAACTGGGCCTGATCTTGCCCGGCGAGTTCATTCCGCTGGCCGAAGTCACGGGCCTCATCGTGCCCATCGGCGCGTGGGTGCTGCGTCAGGGGTGCTTGCAAGCGGCGGCGTGGGTGGCCCAGATGCCCCATCTCAGGATGGCCGTGAACCTGTCGGCGCGGCAATTTCAACAGCCCGACCTGATCGACACGGTCACGCGGGCGCTGACGGCTGCCGGACTGGACGCGCAACACCTTGAACTGGAACTCACCGAAAGTATGCTGGTGCAGGCCCAGGACGCCAAAATCACGCTGGAGCGTCTCAAAGATCTAGGCGTGCGGGTGGTCGTGGACGACTTCGGCACCGGGTATTCCAACCTCGCCTACCTCAAGCAGTACCCCATCGACGCCCTGAAGATCAACGCGACGTTTACCGACAAAGTGGGCGGCGACTTAAGCACCGCCATCCGCGACGAGGTGCTGGTCAAGGCAGTGATGAATCTGGCCCACGCGCTGGATCTGGCGGTGACAGTAGAAGGTGTGGAGCGCCCCGAACAACTGGACTTTTTGCGCCGCCACAACTGCGACTACGTGCAGGGGTACCTGCTGGGGCCACCGCAGGAAGCGGGGCGACTGATGGAGATGTTTCCGGAGTTGGCCGGGCCGGGCGTACCTGAGGAATTGGTCTGA
- a CDS encoding DNA repair helicase XPB, with translation MSFDPSNPLIVQADRSVFLEAFNPRAEAARTDIAPFAELLSSPEHLHTYRVTPLSLWNAASAGMTAEAMVDALARHAKFPLPDNVATDIRELAGRWGRLRLEQYDSMLLLIVRAGDEALLTELTRHKGIKPLLGEVMSPTVVTVPAAHRGVLKQELIEVGWPVDDQAGYTDGDALAVQLSDTLQVRGYQWEAAQAFYRAGSDKGGSGVVVLAPGAGKTVVGMVAMSLVGQRTLILTTNRTSVNQWYRELLGKTQLMPDDVSEYAAGKPLTPVTLCTYQMLTHRKRGSLSEDIGAYPHLALIGASEWGLIIYDEVHLLPAPVFRLTAEVQARRRLGLTATLIREDGRESDVFALIGPKRYDQPWKTLEEQGWIAQAHCLEVRLRLPPAERLTYAVAPDADKHRIAAENPAKRTVLQQVMARHEGSPTLIIGQFLNQLELIGADLEAPVITGKTPQRTREELFQAFREGRLKTLILSKVGNFALDLPDAEVLIQVSGAFGSRQEEAQRLGRLLRPKADGRAAYFYSLVTRETSEEDFAHHRQLFLAAQGYSYGILDESEV, from the coding sequence ATGTCGTTTGACCCGTCGAATCCGCTCATCGTGCAGGCCGACCGGAGCGTGTTCCTAGAAGCATTTAATCCGCGTGCAGAGGCCGCACGAACGGACATCGCGCCGTTTGCGGAGTTGCTGAGCAGTCCGGAGCATCTGCATACCTACCGGGTCACGCCGCTGTCGCTGTGGAACGCCGCCAGCGCGGGCATGACGGCAGAGGCGATGGTTGACGCCCTTGCCCGGCATGCCAAATTTCCGTTGCCCGACAACGTAGCGACCGATATCCGCGAGTTAGCGGGGCGGTGGGGACGCCTCAGACTGGAACAGTACGACTCCATGTTGCTGCTGATCGTCAGGGCCGGAGACGAAGCCCTACTGACCGAATTGACGCGCCACAAAGGCATCAAGCCGCTGCTGGGAGAAGTGATGTCGCCCACGGTGGTGACCGTTCCGGCAGCGCACCGGGGCGTGCTGAAGCAGGAACTCATCGAGGTCGGCTGGCCGGTCGACGATCAGGCCGGATATACCGATGGAGACGCGCTGGCGGTGCAGCTCTCGGACACGCTTCAGGTACGCGGGTATCAGTGGGAAGCCGCCCAAGCCTTTTACCGGGCGGGCAGCGACAAGGGTGGTTCGGGGGTGGTGGTCTTGGCCCCCGGCGCGGGAAAAACCGTGGTGGGCATGGTCGCCATGAGTCTGGTGGGGCAGCGCACCCTGATCCTGACCACCAACCGCACCAGCGTGAACCAGTGGTACCGCGAACTGCTGGGCAAAACGCAGCTGATGCCGGACGACGTGAGCGAGTACGCGGCGGGCAAACCGCTGACCCCGGTCACGCTCTGCACCTATCAGATGCTTACTCACCGCAAGCGGGGCAGCCTCAGCGAAGATATCGGGGCCTACCCGCACCTCGCCCTGATCGGCGCGTCCGAGTGGGGCCTGATTATTTATGATGAAGTTCACCTGCTGCCCGCCCCGGTGTTTCGCCTGACCGCCGAAGTGCAGGCCCGCAGACGCCTCGGCCTGACCGCGACCCTGATCCGCGAGGACGGGCGGGAGAGCGACGTGTTCGCGCTGATTGGGCCGAAACGCTACGACCAGCCCTGGAAAACCTTGGAGGAACAGGGCTGGATCGCGCAGGCCCATTGCCTGGAGGTTCGCTTGCGCCTACCGCCCGCCGAACGCCTGACGTACGCGGTGGCCCCAGACGCCGACAAGCACCGCATCGCCGCCGAAAACCCCGCCAAGCGCACCGTGTTGCAACAGGTGATGGCGCGGCATGAGGGGAGTCCGACCCTGATTATCGGGCAGTTTCTGAACCAGTTGGAACTGATCGGCGCTGATCTGGAGGCCCCCGTAATTACCGGGAAAACGCCGCAGCGCACGCGAGAAGAGCTGTTTCAGGCCTTCCGCGAGGGCCGCCTGAAGACGCTGATCCTGTCTAAGGTCGGCAACTTCGCCCTCGACTTGCCCGACGCCGAGGTGCTGATTCAGGTGTCCGGTGCCTTTGGGTCGCGTCAGGAAGAAGCGCAGCGGTTGGGGCGGCTGCTGAGGCCCAAAGCCGATGGCCGCGCCGCATACTTTTATTCGCTCGTGACCCGCGAAACCAGCGAGGAAGATTTTGCCCACCACCGGCAGCTGTTTTTGGCGGCGCAGGGGTATTCTTACGGCATTCTGGATGAATCTGAAGTCTGA
- a CDS encoding helicase-associated domain-containing protein codes for MTAVGITELTSPLRLEQMANVLGTSHFNRVAKRYSGEKGLNGKAAGRDALIRTFANPGRLDALVAKLHPTELQLLSEVRRQGGAMDGWALYSFARLRGLSTPPIKLDPYGPNLFEGYRGAEFAGADLIWTLFADGLLFPAALPNPWVRDTYAYFQHRPFPDLPGSWVLADPRLLARLPETKPAPLTVKPVKVDTAQVPNTTQAAARLALRLQELLRGVRLLGGLGVTQAGTYNKAALGKLSKLLPALENIGSWLVVAQQLGVLQLDAAGKQVEVNAAQAQALADAGPLSLLGHLAQMVGVLPRPEDQEHRLPHAGALRSCLAALLRDLPHPTTEAELLRIMNVVTPVELRLQQPDYGLMTSRQVTNPQAWAAWLGATLRGTLTEFGLVSLEQRDGEAVVLPTVAVDAAPKQDMTPKTSPTVSAPPAWILQPNFELLVYPAQLAVHQWAVLQAAEAVRFDLQTATYRLTRESVYAALEGGLSLADLLGGLQAGSATPLAANMRSTIQDWAARRERLTVHQGVTLLEYPTRAERDAALGSGGTAVGDTLLMLAPGQKLRPGIPILKYDQPPAKTLKFSADGSFSVTGEQDFLTRQLLEGRILTAGKDNYTLRPTLPGGLPTSFLSDLEARSSSRLPGTLRLQLGVWSGSVPPPSVAPVTLIQHPQAQALAQHPALKEFIGLSLGPNLFTVKAGKEAALETALSALGLAPNRKIAAPQSAASDLLIITDTRKKREFLEEAIRNGHNLLIQYQEEKLVGSGWYGSRVSAGKRRLEEFQPMRVDRDGSTPYLQARELKSGEEERIRIQYILGLAIR; via the coding sequence ATGACGGCAGTGGGGATCACAGAGTTGACCTCGCCGCTGCGTCTGGAGCAGATGGCCAACGTGCTGGGCACCAGTCACTTCAACCGGGTGGCCAAACGCTACAGCGGCGAAAAGGGGCTGAACGGAAAGGCCGCTGGCCGGGACGCGCTGATCAGAACTTTTGCCAACCCCGGACGGCTCGACGCCTTGGTCGCCAAACTCCATCCCACCGAGCTTCAGTTGCTCAGCGAGGTGCGGCGTCAGGGCGGGGCGATGGACGGCTGGGCGCTGTACAGCTTTGCGCGGCTGCGTGGCCTCTCCACGCCGCCGATCAAGCTCGATCCTTACGGGCCGAACCTGTTCGAGGGCTACCGGGGCGCGGAGTTTGCTGGGGCCGACCTGATCTGGACGCTGTTTGCCGACGGCCTGTTGTTTCCAGCGGCGCTCCCCAATCCCTGGGTGCGGGACACCTACGCCTACTTTCAGCACCGACCCTTTCCAGACTTGCCGGGGTCGTGGGTGCTGGCCGACCCACGCTTGCTGGCGCGGTTGCCGGAAACAAAACCCGCCCCGCTGACCGTCAAGCCGGTCAAGGTGGACACGGCCCAAGTGCCGAATACCACCCAGGCGGCGGCGCGGTTGGCCCTGCGCCTGCAAGAACTCCTGCGCGGCGTTCGGCTGCTGGGCGGCTTGGGGGTCACGCAGGCCGGAACATACAACAAAGCGGCGCTGGGCAAACTGAGCAAACTGCTGCCCGCCCTGGAGAACATAGGAAGCTGGTTGGTGGTCGCACAGCAGCTTGGCGTGTTGCAGTTGGACGCGGCGGGAAAACAGGTGGAGGTGAATGCAGCGCAGGCGCAGGCCTTGGCCGACGCTGGCCCGCTCTCCCTGCTGGGCCATTTGGCGCAGATGGTGGGCGTGCTGCCCCGGCCCGAAGATCAGGAGCACCGCCTGCCGCACGCCGGGGCGCTGCGCTCCTGCTTGGCGGCGCTGCTGCGCGACCTGCCGCACCCCACCACCGAAGCCGAGTTGCTGCGGATCATGAACGTGGTGACCCCGGTAGAACTGCGCCTGCAACAGCCCGACTACGGCCTCATGACTAGCCGCCAAGTGACCAACCCGCAGGCGTGGGCCGCCTGGCTCGGGGCCACCCTGCGCGGCACCCTCACGGAGTTTGGTTTGGTCAGCCTGGAGCAGCGTGACGGGGAAGCGGTGGTGCTGCCGACAGTTGCAGTAGACGCTGCTCCGAAACAGGACATGACCCCCAAAACCTCCCCCACCGTGTCCGCGCCACCCGCCTGGATTTTGCAACCGAATTTCGAGTTGCTGGTGTACCCAGCCCAGCTTGCGGTGCATCAATGGGCGGTGTTGCAGGCGGCAGAGGCGGTGCGCTTCGACCTCCAGACCGCCACCTACCGCCTGACACGGGAAAGCGTGTATGCCGCGCTGGAAGGCGGCCTGAGCCTCGCTGACTTGCTGGGCGGCTTGCAGGCAGGCTCGGCCACCCCGCTGGCGGCCAATATGCGGAGCACCATTCAGGACTGGGCGGCGCGGCGGGAGCGCCTGACGGTGCATCAGGGCGTGACCCTGCTGGAATACCCCACCCGCGCCGAGCGGGACGCCGCACTCGGCTCCGGCGGGACGGCAGTGGGCGACACCCTGCTGATGCTCGCCCCGGGGCAAAAGCTCCGGCCCGGTATCCCCATCCTGAAGTACGACCAACCCCCAGCAAAAACCCTAAAATTCAGCGCAGACGGCTCATTTAGCGTGACTGGCGAACAAGATTTCTTGACCCGTCAATTGCTGGAAGGCCGGATTCTGACCGCGGGCAAAGACAACTACACCCTCCGGCCCACCCTCCCCGGCGGCCTCCCCACCTCCTTTTTGAGTGATCTGGAGGCCCGCAGTTCCAGCCGGTTGCCCGGCACCCTGCGCCTGCAACTCGGCGTCTGGAGTGGCTCGGTGCCGCCTCCCAGCGTGGCTCCGGTGACGCTCATTCAGCATCCTCAGGCGCAGGCCCTCGCGCAGCATCCCGCCCTGAAAGAATTTATCGGCCTGAGCCTCGGCCCCAACTTATTTACGGTGAAGGCGGGCAAAGAAGCCGCCCTGGAGACTGCATTGAGCGCCCTCGGCCTGGCCCCCAACCGAAAGATTGCCGCTCCACAAAGCGCGGCCTCCGACCTGCTGATCATCACCGACACCCGCAAGAAGCGCGAGTTTTTAGAAGAAGCCATTCGCAACGGTCACAACCTGCTGATCCAGTATCAGGAGGAAAAACTGGTCGGTTCGGGCTGGTACGGCAGCCGGGTCAGCGCAGGCAAACGCCGCCTAGAAGAATTTCAGCCCATGCGGGTCGACCGCGACGGCTCCACCCCTTACCTCCAGGCCCGCGAACTGAAAAGCGGTGAGGAAGAACGCATCCGGATTCAGTACATCTTGGGACTGGCGATTCGGTAG
- a CDS encoding GntR family transcriptional regulator — protein MTLLKPVASARVVDVVRERLRGAILSGELAPGSRLSVPELARQLEVSRSPVREAVLLLVGEGLAVEHSRRGVEVINLTLADLLELYELRANMDSLAARLAATRMSSTDLTALRGVLDAQGAAAIGDWRGFRELDARFHQIIVQTSGNRRLARHAELLSREMRLAGPLHINESWHLKRSHEEHREIERALRQRDGPAAEVAMHAHLTRVAETVAARHRR, from the coding sequence TTGACGTTGCTTAAGCCAGTCGCCAGCGCACGGGTCGTGGATGTGGTCCGCGAGCGGTTGCGTGGCGCAATTCTGAGCGGGGAACTCGCGCCGGGCAGCCGCCTGAGCGTTCCCGAACTTGCCCGGCAACTGGAAGTCAGCCGCTCTCCGGTGCGCGAAGCCGTGCTGCTATTGGTCGGAGAAGGGCTGGCGGTGGAGCACTCGCGGCGCGGCGTAGAAGTCATCAACCTGACCCTCGCTGATCTGCTGGAACTGTACGAGTTGCGGGCCAACATGGACAGCCTCGCCGCACGGCTGGCCGCCACCCGTATGAGCAGCACCGACCTGACGGCCCTGCGCGGCGTGCTGGACGCACAGGGCGCAGCCGCCATCGGGGACTGGCGGGGCTTCCGGGAACTCGACGCCCGTTTTCACCAGATCATCGTGCAGACCAGCGGCAACCGGCGGCTGGCGCGGCACGCCGAACTGCTTTCGCGCGAGATGCGGCTGGCGGGGCCGCTGCACATCAACGAAAGCTGGCACCTGAAACGAAGCCACGAGGAACACCGCGAGATAGAACGCGCCCTGCGGCAACGTGACGGCCCCGCCGCCGAAGTCGCCATGCACGCCCACCTGACCCGCGTGGCTGAAACAGTGGCCGCGCGTCACCGCCGCTGA
- a CDS encoding ABC transporter substrate-binding protein: protein MRKLTLLTLALTPLLALPASAQSSTGTIKIGAITSVTGRFAEFGKMQLAGFKVGVAEVNRKGGIGGRKIELLIEDNASDVNKGLAAAERLVNAGVPLIINEYSSSLVKAQAQYLARQKVPNLVITSSGDDITKPGSDYIFRLNQPATEYARVIFNIFRDNKFKSVAIIAGTGAFEKSVADAAQDFAKLYNITIVEDQRYDKGLTDFRPVLNRIKAKNPDGILMVSYAEDSVALMRQAREVGVKPRLFAGGAAGFALPDFIKDSGSAGESVITATAWVPQLRYAGVQKLNVDLKKALGGQEPSYHAAQAYAGVIVAAEAIRKAGSTDREKVKAALNTINLTTAFGPVQFKDYDGFRNQNPLAMVAQQVQGGAFVPIYPKSVVPRPIKFER, encoded by the coding sequence ATGCGTAAACTGACCCTGCTCACCCTCGCCCTGACGCCCCTGCTGGCCCTGCCTGCCAGCGCCCAAAGCAGCACTGGAACGATCAAAATTGGAGCCATCACCTCGGTCACGGGCCGTTTTGCCGAGTTCGGCAAGATGCAGTTGGCCGGGTTCAAGGTCGGGGTGGCCGAAGTGAACCGCAAAGGCGGCATTGGCGGGCGCAAAATCGAACTGCTGATTGAGGACAATGCCAGCGACGTGAACAAGGGTCTGGCCGCCGCCGAGCGCCTTGTGAATGCGGGCGTGCCGCTGATCATCAACGAGTATTCCAGCAGCCTCGTGAAGGCGCAGGCGCAGTACTTGGCCCGCCAGAAGGTGCCCAATCTGGTCATCACCAGCAGTGGCGACGACATCACCAAGCCCGGCAGCGACTATATTTTCCGGCTGAACCAACCCGCCACCGAATACGCCCGCGTGATTTTCAATATCTTCCGCGACAACAAATTCAAGAGTGTGGCGATCATCGCCGGAACCGGAGCCTTTGAAAAAAGCGTGGCCGACGCCGCGCAGGACTTTGCCAAGCTCTACAACATCACGATTGTCGAAGACCAGCGCTACGACAAAGGCCTGACCGACTTCCGGCCCGTGCTGAACCGCATTAAGGCCAAGAATCCCGACGGCATCCTGATGGTCAGCTACGCCGAAGACAGCGTGGCCCTGATGCGTCAGGCGCGGGAAGTGGGCGTGAAGCCCCGGCTGTTTGCGGGCGGCGCGGCGGGATTTGCCCTGCCCGACTTTATTAAAGACAGCGGCAGCGCGGGCGAAAGCGTGATTACGGCCACCGCTTGGGTGCCGCAACTGCGCTACGCGGGCGTGCAGAAGCTGAATGTTGACCTGAAAAAAGCGCTGGGCGGGCAGGAACCCAGCTATCACGCGGCGCAGGCCTACGCAGGCGTGATCGTGGCCGCCGAAGCCATTCGTAAGGCAGGCAGCACCGACCGCGAGAAGGTCAAAGCCGCGCTGAACACCATCAATTTGACCACCGCGTTTGGTCCGGTGCAGTTTAAGGACTACGACGGCTTCCGCAACCAGAACCCCCTGGCGATGGTGGCCCAGCAGGTGCAGGGCGGCGCGTTCGTGCCGATCTACCCCAAGAGTGTCGTGCCCCGCCCGATCAAGTTTGAACGCTGA
- a CDS encoding ABC transporter substrate-binding protein, whose protein sequence is MPSIAPLISALPLLAALSLGSVGSAQTTIKIGAVTSLSGRFATFGRMQEAGFRVAIEEINAAGGVAGKKLELVLEDDASDTNKALNAAEKLVNLKVPLVIGAYASGITKPLSQYLARVKVPLLVATAVDETITKPGNPYTFRINNQSSVYTRSLIEQLGRMGGMKTAVVLTSNDAFGKSVLNDVTRLLPGAGYQVLSKDTYDKGLTDFRPLLNRYKGQNPDVVIFASYEEDAVALAKQVKETGLAPKVIAGIATGFALPDFLAGAGSTAENYLVTMIWNRDVRYPGARNLYTRLKKALGGNEPSQHAAQSYAAMLAAADAVRRGGTDPEKVRLALTTTRLNTAFGPVTFRSYGGYTNQNAVVGLITQVQNGQFVTVAPATAATGKMIFPRPR, encoded by the coding sequence ATGCCCTCAATTGCTCCGTTGATTTCCGCCTTGCCGCTCCTCGCCGCCCTCAGTCTCGGCAGTGTGGGTTCGGCCCAGACCACCATTAAAATTGGGGCCGTGACCAGCCTATCGGGGCGGTTTGCCACCTTTGGCCGCATGCAGGAAGCTGGGTTCAGGGTCGCCATTGAGGAAATCAATGCCGCCGGAGGGGTAGCGGGCAAGAAACTGGAACTGGTGCTGGAAGACGACGCCAGCGATACCAACAAGGCGCTGAACGCGGCCGAGAAGCTGGTGAATCTGAAAGTACCATTGGTAATCGGCGCTTACGCCAGCGGCATCACCAAACCGCTCTCGCAATATTTGGCCCGCGTGAAGGTGCCGCTGCTGGTGGCGACTGCGGTCGACGAGACCATTACCAAGCCCGGCAACCCCTATACCTTCCGGATCAACAACCAATCCAGCGTGTATACGCGCAGCCTGATTGAGCAGCTGGGGCGCATGGGCGGCATGAAAACGGCCGTCGTCTTGACCAGCAACGATGCCTTTGGCAAAAGCGTGCTGAACGACGTGACCCGCTTGCTGCCGGGAGCAGGCTACCAGGTGCTGTCCAAAGATACCTACGACAAAGGCCTGACCGATTTTCGCCCGCTCCTGAACCGCTATAAGGGTCAAAACCCCGACGTGGTCATCTTTGCCAGTTACGAAGAAGACGCTGTAGCTCTGGCCAAACAGGTCAAAGAAACCGGATTGGCCCCCAAAGTCATCGCTGGAATCGCCACCGGATTCGCGCTGCCTGATTTTTTAGCCGGAGCAGGCAGTACCGCTGAGAATTACCTGGTGACAATGATCTGGAACCGGGACGTGCGCTACCCCGGCGCGCGAAATCTATATACCCGCCTCAAAAAAGCACTGGGAGGCAACGAACCCAGTCAGCACGCCGCCCAAAGCTACGCCGCCATGCTCGCTGCAGCCGACGCGGTTCGGCGGGGCGGCACCGATCCTGAAAAAGTGCGGTTGGCCCTCACCACCACCCGCCTCAATACGGCCTTTGGCCCAGTTACTTTTCGCAGCTACGGCGGCTATACCAACCAAAATGCGGTGGTGGGCCTCATCACCCAAGTTCAAAATGGCCAGTTCGTGACCGTGGCTCCGGCCACAGCCGCGACAGGCAAAATGATCTTCCCACGTCCCCGCTGA
- a CDS encoding branched-chain amino acid ABC transporter permease translates to MDSASVTAFFQTLAQGLLTGGLYALIGTGLSLIFGVMKVINFAHGDFLAIGMFITLALFKAFNIDPYLSLLVVAPAGFALGFLIQRFVLARLGDRLGEGSMLATLGLGLIVSNTLLLTFGAQPQSINVPYATTTFQFAGVQISIPLLVAGLGTLVAIVGLNLLLYRTELGRAIRATAQNPLGAELQGVKTTQIQAIVFGLGVAFAAIAGVLLMPLLYTFPTVGENYTTKAFIVTVLGGLGNLPGAVAGGLVLGVIESLGAFYISNNYRDAYGLIAFLLVLLLRPEGLFGKTVKRV, encoded by the coding sequence ATGGATTCAGCTTCGGTTACCGCCTTCTTTCAGACGCTGGCTCAGGGCCTGCTGACGGGCGGATTGTACGCCCTGATCGGCACGGGCCTGAGCCTGATCTTCGGCGTCATGAAGGTCATCAACTTCGCACACGGCGACTTTTTGGCCATCGGCATGTTTATTACGCTGGCGCTGTTCAAGGCCTTTAATATCGATCCGTACCTCAGCTTGCTGGTGGTCGCGCCTGCCGGATTCGCGCTGGGCTTCCTGATTCAGCGTTTCGTGCTGGCGCGGCTGGGTGACCGCTTGGGCGAAGGCTCCATGCTGGCAACACTCGGCCTGGGCCTGATCGTGAGCAACACGCTGCTGCTGACCTTCGGCGCACAGCCGCAGAGTATCAACGTGCCGTATGCCACCACCACCTTTCAGTTTGCGGGCGTGCAGATCAGCATTCCGCTGCTGGTGGCCGGGCTGGGCACCTTGGTCGCCATCGTGGGCCTGAACCTGCTGCTGTACCGCACCGAACTGGGCCGCGCCATTCGCGCCACCGCCCAGAACCCGCTGGGGGCCGAGCTTCAGGGCGTCAAGACCACCCAGATTCAGGCCATCGTGTTCGGGCTGGGCGTGGCGTTCGCGGCCATCGCGGGCGTGCTGCTGATGCCGCTGCTGTATACCTTCCCGACGGTGGGCGAAAACTACACCACCAAAGCCTTTATCGTGACTGTGCTGGGCGGCCTCGGCAACCTGCCGGGTGCGGTGGCAGGCGGGCTGGTACTGGGCGTGATCGAGTCGCTGGGGGCCTTTTATATCAGCAACAATTACCGCGACGCTTACGGCTTGATCGCCTTCTTGTTGGTGCTGCTGCTGCGTCCTGAAGGGCTGTTTGGCAAAACGGTGAAACGGGTATGA